In a single window of the Amycolatopsis sp. cg5 genome:
- a CDS encoding ACT domain-containing protein — translation MRRLAIDVQPGEYAVAKLAADAPVPPGLLDKTDPAVLVSITRTPRELSVICPAALAPAAQEVEDGWRLLTVRGPLAFNLTGIIAALAGELAAAGVALFSISTFDTDHVLVRGPELATAVAALRASGHEVTLDV, via the coding sequence ATGCGCCGTCTCGCGATTGACGTCCAGCCGGGGGAGTACGCGGTCGCCAAGCTGGCCGCCGACGCCCCGGTGCCGCCAGGGCTGCTCGACAAGACCGATCCGGCGGTGCTCGTCTCGATCACCCGGACGCCGCGGGAGCTTTCGGTGATCTGCCCGGCCGCGCTCGCGCCCGCCGCGCAGGAGGTCGAGGACGGCTGGCGGCTGCTGACCGTCCGCGGCCCGCTGGCGTTCAACCTGACCGGCATCATCGCGGCGCTCGCGGGTGAGCTCGCGGCCGCCGGGGTGGCGTTGTTCTCGATCTCCACGTTCGACACCGACCACGTGCTGGTCCGTGGTCCGGAGCTGGCCACGGCGGTGGCCGCGCTCCGCGCCTCGGGTCACGAAGTCACGCTCGACGTTTAG
- a CDS encoding DUF4097 domain-containing protein, whose amino-acid sequence MTEETVLPRTEEFEVDGPLELDVSVTLGRVEIILGGSVARAELRHDPTVREPWLDNMSNLLNWVGERFGGQFGLSETENSPVEAIRQTRVELVGNRFVVHGAKAWALRNIPLSVTVHAPAGSHLEVRAGAAEVKVTGAAGRADILTGSGEVSVERADGTATIRTGTGNIKLGPALSGLQLRTGSGDVEASSLAGSATLATGTGDVWLGAVAGDVMARSGSGDLSVAEAASGSLELITGSGEVRVGIRGGVAAEIDLSSGAGQVSSEIDVADSAPAGSVALKVRARTGSGNAVVTRAAQ is encoded by the coding sequence ATGACCGAGGAAACTGTGTTGCCGCGTACGGAAGAATTCGAGGTCGACGGGCCGCTCGAGCTGGACGTGAGCGTCACGCTCGGCCGCGTCGAGATCATTCTCGGCGGCTCGGTGGCGCGCGCGGAGCTCCGCCACGACCCGACGGTCCGCGAACCGTGGCTCGACAACATGTCCAATCTGCTCAACTGGGTCGGCGAGCGCTTCGGCGGTCAGTTCGGCCTGTCCGAGACGGAGAATTCACCCGTCGAGGCGATCCGCCAGACCCGCGTCGAACTGGTCGGCAACCGGTTCGTGGTGCACGGCGCCAAGGCATGGGCGCTGCGGAACATCCCGCTTTCGGTGACCGTCCACGCCCCGGCGGGCTCGCATCTCGAGGTTCGCGCCGGCGCGGCCGAGGTCAAGGTCACCGGCGCGGCGGGCCGCGCCGACATTCTCACCGGATCGGGTGAGGTCTCGGTCGAGCGCGCCGACGGCACGGCGACCATCCGCACGGGCACCGGCAACATCAAGCTCGGCCCCGCCCTGTCCGGCCTGCAGCTGCGCACCGGCAGCGGCGACGTCGAGGCCTCGTCCCTGGCAGGCTCCGCGACACTCGCCACGGGCACCGGCGACGTCTGGCTCGGCGCGGTGGCGGGCGACGTCATGGCCCGCAGCGGCAGCGGGGACCTCTCGGTCGCCGAAGCCGCCTCGGGTTCGCTGGAGCTGATCACCGGCTCCGGCGAGGTCCGGGTCGGGATCCGCGGCGGCGTCGCGGCCGAGATCGACCTCAGTTCCGGCGCCGGCCAGGTGTCCAGTGAGATCGACGTCGCCGACTCCGCCCCGGCGGGCTCGGTCGCCTTGAAGGTCCGGGCCCGCACCGGCTCCGGCAACGCGGTCGTCACCCGCGCCGCCCAGTAA
- the thyX gene encoding FAD-dependent thymidylate synthase, translated as MAETVSPKVQLIAKTEFFEPEGVPWTTDADGGQALAEFAGRACYQSWKKPNPKTATNAGYIDHIIEVGHLSVLEHGSVSFYITGISRSLTHELIRHRHFSYSQLSQRYVPERDAAFVEPDVIANDPVLHEKFLAAAQASQDAYTELLAGLEEKFADAPSATLRRKQARQAARAVLPNATETRIVVTGNYRAWRHFVAMRATEHADVEIRALAIECLRQLHKVAGNVFADFTISTLPDGTEVASSPKVLEG; from the coding sequence GTGGCCGAGACGGTTTCACCCAAGGTGCAGTTGATCGCGAAAACGGAGTTCTTCGAGCCGGAGGGCGTGCCGTGGACCACGGACGCCGACGGTGGCCAGGCGCTCGCCGAATTCGCAGGCCGGGCCTGCTACCAGTCGTGGAAGAAGCCGAACCCCAAGACGGCCACGAACGCCGGCTACATCGACCACATCATCGAGGTCGGTCACCTCTCGGTGCTCGAGCACGGCTCGGTTTCCTTCTACATCACCGGAATCTCGCGCTCGCTCACGCACGAGCTGATCCGCCACCGCCACTTCTCGTACTCGCAGCTGTCGCAGCGGTACGTCCCCGAGCGTGACGCCGCGTTCGTCGAGCCGGACGTCATCGCGAACGACCCGGTGCTGCACGAGAAGTTCCTCGCCGCCGCGCAGGCGAGCCAGGACGCCTACACCGAGCTGCTCGCCGGGCTCGAGGAGAAGTTCGCCGACGCGCCGAGCGCGACCCTGCGCCGCAAGCAGGCCCGCCAGGCCGCGCGCGCCGTGCTGCCGAACGCGACCGAGACCCGCATCGTGGTCACCGGCAACTACCGCGCCTGGCGGCACTTCGTCGCGATGCGCGCGACCGAGCACGCCGACGTCGAGATCCGCGCGCTCGCCATCGAATGCCTGCGCCAGCTGCACAAGGTCGCCGGCAACGTGTTCGCGGACTTCACCATCTCGACCCTGCCGGACGGCACCGAGGTCGCGTCCAGCCCGAAGGTGCTCGAGGGCTGA
- a CDS encoding winged helix-turn-helix domain-containing protein — METMSLAVARRTALAAQGFADPRPASQPTRRHLQRVLSRVQLIQLDSVNVAVRAHYAPLFSRLGAYDAALIDEAAWTHTAKRPRMLVEYWAHEASLLPVQDWPLLRSGAKRQGWWRNYSSLVDKSPALIDDILAVVKELGPIGAGGIERELGAEGRGPGAWWDRSEVKKVCEWMFGMGQLTTGTRRSFERLYDLTERVVPPEVLSRKVSPEEGARELITRSAVALGVATETDLRDYYRLGPGETKQAVRELVETGVLEPVSVRDWKAQAYRHVQAKTPRAITGRALLCPFDPLIWERARTERLFGFRYRIEIYVPEPQRVHGYYVFPFLLDGELVARVDLKSDRAAGVLRVQGAFAEPDVDSARVTLELAAELKLMAAWLGLDRVQVGERGDLAKPLRKLTR, encoded by the coding sequence ATGGAAACGATGAGTCTGGCCGTCGCGCGCCGCACCGCGCTGGCCGCACAGGGGTTCGCCGACCCACGTCCCGCCTCGCAGCCGACGAGGCGGCATCTGCAGCGCGTGCTGTCCAGGGTCCAGCTGATCCAGCTCGACTCGGTCAACGTCGCGGTCCGCGCCCACTACGCGCCGCTGTTCTCCCGCCTCGGCGCCTACGACGCCGCGCTGATCGACGAGGCCGCGTGGACGCACACGGCCAAGCGCCCGCGCATGCTGGTCGAGTACTGGGCGCACGAGGCGAGCCTGCTTCCGGTGCAGGACTGGCCGCTGCTGCGCTCAGGCGCCAAACGGCAGGGCTGGTGGCGCAACTATTCGTCCCTTGTGGACAAATCACCGGCGCTGATCGACGACATCCTGGCCGTGGTCAAGGAACTCGGCCCGATCGGCGCAGGCGGCATCGAGCGCGAGCTCGGCGCCGAAGGTCGCGGCCCGGGTGCGTGGTGGGACCGTTCGGAGGTCAAGAAGGTCTGCGAGTGGATGTTCGGCATGGGCCAGCTGACCACCGGCACCCGCCGCTCGTTCGAGCGGCTGTACGACCTCACCGAGCGCGTCGTCCCGCCGGAAGTGTTGTCCCGCAAGGTGTCCCCGGAGGAGGGCGCCCGCGAGCTGATCACCAGGTCCGCGGTCGCGCTCGGCGTCGCCACCGAGACCGACCTGCGCGACTACTACCGCCTCGGCCCCGGCGAGACCAAGCAGGCGGTCCGTGAGCTCGTCGAAACCGGTGTGCTGGAGCCGGTCTCGGTGCGCGACTGGAAAGCGCAGGCATACCGGCACGTCCAGGCCAAGACGCCCCGCGCGATCACCGGCCGCGCGCTGCTCTGCCCGTTCGACCCGCTGATCTGGGAGCGCGCCCGCACCGAGCGTCTCTTCGGCTTCAGGTACCGCATCGAGATCTACGTCCCGGAGCCCCAGCGCGTCCATGGCTACTACGTGTTCCCGTTCCTCCTCGACGGCGAGCTGGTGGCCCGGGTCGACCTGAAGTCGGACAGGGCGGCCGGTGTCCTGCGCGTCCAGGGCGCCTTCGCCGAGCCCGACGTCGACAGCGCGCGCGTAACGCTGGAGCTGGCCGCCGAACTCAAGCTGATGGCCGCCTGGCTCGGCCTCGACAGGGTCCAGGTCGGAGAGCGAGGTGACCTCGCGAAGCCGCTCCGCAAACTCACGCGCTAG
- a CDS encoding N-acetyltransferase family protein, translating into MSIARVRLATAEDAKEIARIQRVTWEAAYADLPGALAALDAVDAEQQWTDAIEFPFSSVYLATEGEFNVGFCVAGLAPESEVADASGALPDDASKTGLIASLLVEPRWGRRGHAGRLLATAAQGLRELGAERGISWVGQSDHPALGFYRRAGWNPDGTVRVLDTGETTIREVRLTGTLDLGLA; encoded by the coding sequence ATGAGCATCGCCCGAGTCCGCCTGGCCACCGCGGAAGACGCCAAGGAGATCGCCCGGATCCAGCGGGTCACCTGGGAGGCCGCCTATGCCGACCTGCCAGGCGCGCTCGCGGCGCTGGACGCCGTCGACGCCGAGCAGCAGTGGACGGACGCGATCGAGTTCCCGTTCAGCTCCGTCTACCTGGCCACCGAGGGCGAGTTCAACGTCGGCTTCTGCGTCGCGGGCCTGGCGCCAGAGAGCGAGGTCGCGGACGCCTCCGGCGCGCTGCCCGACGACGCGAGCAAGACGGGACTCATCGCATCGCTGCTGGTAGAGCCGCGATGGGGGCGCCGGGGACACGCCGGCCGACTGCTCGCGACGGCCGCGCAGGGCCTGCGTGAGCTGGGTGCCGAGCGCGGCATCAGCTGGGTCGGGCAGTCCGACCACCCGGCGCTGGGCTTCTACCGCCGTGCCGGCTGGAACCCGGACGGCACCGTCCGCGTGCTCGACACCGGTGAGACCACCATCCGCGAGGTGCGGCTAACCGGCACGCTGGACCTCGGGCTCGCGTGA
- a CDS encoding GtrA family protein: MEEHSRFARFCAAVVRRLPFGLSRIVAPNFLGFALINGFTFGVDLALLTLFHGWLDLPVWLSITLGYIGAFALSFVLNRKLNFESHAPAGRQVVLYVVAIAINYVAFLLGVGSGLTALGVQYHLSRILAGACEGVFMYSAMRWVVFARNSREPEVQRAG, translated from the coding sequence GTGGAAGAGCACAGCCGGTTCGCCCGGTTCTGCGCCGCCGTCGTGCGCCGCCTGCCATTCGGGCTGTCCCGGATCGTCGCGCCCAATTTCCTCGGCTTCGCGCTGATCAACGGGTTCACCTTCGGGGTGGACCTCGCCTTGCTGACCTTGTTCCACGGCTGGCTGGACCTGCCGGTCTGGCTGTCGATCACGCTCGGCTACATCGGCGCGTTCGCGCTCAGCTTCGTGCTGAACCGCAAGCTGAACTTCGAGTCGCACGCGCCCGCCGGCCGCCAGGTGGTGCTGTACGTCGTCGCGATCGCGATCAACTATGTCGCGTTCTTGCTCGGTGTCGGCAGCGGGCTGACCGCGCTGGGCGTGCAGTACCACCTGTCGCGCATCCTGGCGGGCGCGTGCGAGGGCGTCTTCATGTACAGCGCGATGCGGTGGGTGGTGTTCGCGAGGAACTCACGCGAGCCCGAGGTCCAGCGTGCCGGTTAG
- a CDS encoding toxin-antitoxin system HicB family antitoxin, producing MDLSPYITNLREDLAATASAGDDQTRRTAALLSAAIEPSVRLALMNALADLAAEVTASLPDHVVEVRLDGRDVRVVVTGGAASEEPPAETPREPLPSIDGGDITRITLRLVEQIKGQAEKAAQAQGVSLNTFVSQAVQGALGKSGGHQRHQDKGKRSDSRLHGWVEG from the coding sequence ATGGACCTGAGCCCGTACATCACGAACCTCCGCGAGGACCTGGCCGCGACGGCCTCGGCCGGAGACGACCAGACGCGGCGCACGGCGGCTCTGCTGTCCGCCGCGATCGAGCCCTCGGTGCGGCTGGCGTTGATGAACGCGCTGGCAGACCTGGCCGCGGAGGTCACCGCGAGCCTGCCCGACCACGTCGTCGAGGTCCGCCTCGACGGCCGCGACGTCCGCGTGGTCGTGACCGGTGGCGCGGCTTCCGAAGAGCCGCCCGCCGAGACACCACGCGAGCCGCTCCCGTCGATCGACGGCGGTGACATCACGCGCATCACGCTCCGGCTCGTCGAGCAGATCAAGGGTCAGGCCGAGAAGGCGGCGCAGGCACAGGGCGTGTCACTGAACACGTTCGTGTCACAGGCCGTGCAGGGCGCGCTCGGCAAGTCCGGCGGGCACCAGCGGCACCAGGACAAGGGCAAGCGATCGGACTCCCGGCTGCACGGCTGGGTCGAGGGCTGA